From Oculatellaceae cyanobacterium, the proteins below share one genomic window:
- a CDS encoding HNH endonuclease domain-containing protein, whose translation MEGMGKAGQALRQVLESYTISQSLLAAELGVDRPIVFRWFHEHTDPTAQTVAEIVQALHKLNPSAATDFVQAYLGDSTQTLHKASTQELPQSDRVNVSVLSQIFNNTTNSYKYLFFLSLLDIIKRRQFDTLSPITFKEIIVEMLANAWYPHNYFKLSFGTQDQIANKLDSINLVINEPILKFKDTDKKFLRKSIQSQNLDDITNFISRYVPFRLIRPFFAQKTKGLLDAKVNQVIIELANNEFEGIKPIYCFDSEALKDCTAIILHQDWVEYIAENYSIIRGWVSWEWLQYMQQRNPNIPNVVNKIFMPQQRDSLTEQTKYWRIVLENQNIECIYSKKTLEKERISLDHYIPWSFVAHDQLWNLIPTFPEVNSAKSNNLPSNYYFENFIRLQHFGLTVSHQNLSESKWYKYIDSYINELKLNNAQDLLDLEKLRSAYEATIKPLVSLAGIQGFMSGWFYRSA comes from the coding sequence ATGGAAGGCATGGGAAAAGCAGGGCAAGCACTAAGACAGGTTTTAGAGTCTTACACCATCAGCCAAAGCCTATTGGCGGCAGAGTTAGGTGTTGATCGTCCGATCGTCTTCCGTTGGTTTCACGAACACACAGATCCTACTGCCCAAACCGTTGCTGAGATAGTGCAAGCCCTGCACAAGCTCAATCCGTCTGCTGCCACAGACTTTGTACAAGCCTACTTAGGCGATTCAACACAAACTCTGCATAAAGCTTCAACTCAAGAGTTACCGCAATCAGATCGGGTTAATGTTTCGGTCTTATCTCAAATTTTTAACAACACCACTAACTCTTATAAATATCTTTTTTTCCTGTCCCTGTTAGACATCATTAAAAGAAGACAATTTGATACTTTATCACCTATTACTTTTAAAGAAATAATTGTAGAGATGCTGGCTAATGCTTGGTATCCTCACAATTACTTTAAACTCTCTTTTGGAACTCAAGATCAGATTGCCAATAAATTAGACTCTATTAATTTAGTAATTAATGAACCAATTTTAAAGTTTAAAGATACAGATAAAAAATTCCTAAGAAAATCTATTCAATCTCAAAATCTTGATGACATTACTAATTTCATAAGCAGATATGTACCATTTCGTCTAATTCGTCCTTTTTTTGCTCAAAAGACTAAGGGATTACTAGATGCTAAAGTAAATCAAGTCATAATTGAGCTTGCCAACAATGAATTTGAAGGAATAAAACCTATCTATTGCTTTGATTCAGAAGCTCTAAAAGATTGTACAGCTATTATTTTACATCAAGACTGGGTAGAATATATTGCTGAAAATTATTCAATCATTAGGGGATGGGTATCTTGGGAATGGCTTCAATATATGCAACAAAGAAATCCCAATATTCCTAACGTAGTAAATAAAATATTTATGCCGCAGCAAAGGGATTCTTTAACAGAGCAAACAAAATACTGGCGAATTGTTTTAGAAAATCAAAACATTGAATGTATTTACTCTAAAAAGACCCTAGAAAAAGAAAGAATATCTTTAGATCATTATATACCTTGGTCATTTGTTGCCCATGATCAGTTGTGGAATTTAATCCCAACCTTTCCAGAAGTAAATTCAGCTAAATCAAATAATCTTCCATCAAATTATTATTTTGAAAATTTTATAAGATTACAACATTTTGGTTTAACTGTTTCTCATCAAAATTTATCTGAGTCTAAATGGTATAAATATATTGATAGTTATATCAACGAACTAAAATTAAACAATGCTCAAGATTTGCTGGATTTAGAAAAATTAAGAAGTGCTTACGAAGCAACTATTAAACCTTTAGTCTCTTTAGCAGGGATACAAGGTTTTATGTCAGGTTGGTTTTATAGGTCAGCCTAA